The genome window GGGGGCGCCCACCTTGAAATTGCGGGGTGACTACCTGGCGATCGTGACCTTGGGGTTTGGGGAAATCATCCGCATTTTCCTGAACAACCTCAATGCGCCGGTCAATATCACCAATGGTCCGCAAGGCATCAATCGCATCGACACCTTCAAGGTGGGGGACTTTGCGTTCGGGCGCACCGAGACCCTGTTTGGCATGCGATTTACCGGGCCTGAAAAGTACTACTACCTGCTATTGGCCATAACGCTGATCATCATCGTGGTCTGCGTGCGCTTGCAGAACTCGCGTATAGGCCGCGCGTGGGAAGCGATACGTGAAGATGAAATCGCCGCCAAGGCGATGGGCATCAATACCCGCAACATCAAGCTGCTGGCGTTCGCGATGGGCGCGTCTTTCGGTGGCGTAGCGGGCGCTTTGTTTGCATCGATGCAAGGTTTCGTCAGCCCCGAGAGTTTCTCGTTGATGGAGTCGATTTCGATTCTGTGCATGGTGGTGCTGGGCGGCATGGGCCATATCCCAGGCGTGATTCTGGGTGCGCTGATTCTGGCTGCCTTGCCT of Achromobacter seleniivolatilans contains these proteins:
- a CDS encoding ABC transporter permease subunit, whose translation is MSGHLKTSGLSTRNLIGIALIGVVLAVLPFVIGMAGQSWVRILNFALLYVMLSLGLNIVVGFAGLLDLGYIAFYAVGAYTWALLASPHFGLHLPFWAILPIALGVACLFGVLLGAPTLKLRGDYLAIVTLGFGEIIRIFLNNLNAPVNITNGPQGINRIDTFKVGDFAFGRTETLFGMRFTGPEKYYYLLLAITLIIIVVCVRLQNSRIGRAWEAIREDEIAAKAMGINTRNIKLLAFAMGASFGGVAGALFASMQGFVSPESFSLMESISILCMVVLGGMGHIPGVILGALILAALPEFLRAVVEPFQQMVFGAVVLDPEGIRMLLFGLAMVCVMLFRPAGLWPSAVRKRELATKTQGGAA